From Triticum aestivum cultivar Chinese Spring unplaced genomic scaffold, IWGSC CS RefSeq v2.1 scaffold129602, whole genome shotgun sequence, the proteins below share one genomic window:
- the LOC123172507 gene encoding non-specific lipid-transfer protein 4.1, which produces MARAAAAQLVLFTLVAAMVLTATDAAISCGQVSSALSPCISYARGSGSSPPAACCSGVRSLAGAARSTADKQAACKCIKSAAGGLNAGKAAGIPSKCGVSIPYAISSSVDCSKIR; this is translated from the coding sequence ATGGCCCGTGCTGCAGCTGCTCAACTCGTGTTGTTCACCCTCGTGGCAGCAATGGTCCTCACAGCCACAGACGCTGCAATCTCCTGTGGCCAGGTGAGCTCTGCCTTGAGCCCCTGCATCTCCTATGCACGCGGCAGCGGCTCCAGCCCACCTGCGGCCTGCTGCAGTGGTGTCAGGAGTCTGGCCGGCGCAGCGCGGAGCACCGCTGACAAGCAAGCGGCGTGCAAGTGCATTAAGAGTGCTGCTGGTGGGCTCAATGCTGGAAAGGCCGCTGGCATCCCCTCCAAGTGCGGCGTCAGCATCCCCTACGCCATTAGCTCATCCGTGGACTGCTCTAAGATTCGCTGA
- the LOC123172511 gene encoding non-specific lipid-transfer protein 4.1 has protein sequence MARAAAAQLVLFTLVAAMVLTATDAAISCGQVSSALSPCISYARGSGSSPPAACCSGVRSLAGAARSTADKQAACKCIKSAAGGLNAGKAAGIPSKCGVSIPYAISSSVDCSKIR, from the coding sequence ATGGCCCGTGCTGCAGCTGCTCAACTCGTGTTGTTCACCCTCGTGGCAGCAATGGTCCTCACAGCCACAGACGCTGCAATCTCCTGTGGCCAGGTGAGCTCTGCCTTGAGCCCCTGCATCTCCTATGCACGCGGCAGCGGCTCCAGCCCACCTGCGGCCTGCTGCAGTGGTGTCAGGAGTCTGGCCGGCGCAGCGCGGAGCACCGCTGACAAGCAAGCGGCGTGCAAGTGCATTAAGAGTGCTGCTGGTGGGCTCAACGCTGGAAAGGCCGCAGGCATCCCCTCCAAGTGCGGCGTCAGCATCCCCTACGCCATTAGCTCATCCGTGGACTGCTCTAAGATTCGCTGA